In the genome of Daucus carota subsp. sativus chromosome 9, DH1 v3.0, whole genome shotgun sequence, the window AGCTGCCCCTTCCCTAAGGAAGGTCAATCAAGGGATTTTTTAGGGAGTCTACTAATAACTAATGTAGATACATAGGCCTGGTTTGTTCAGTGTGGAGTCGATTATAAAATTCCATATGTGCTTGCTCCTTGGTTCTAACCTAGTTTCATATGATATCTTGAGGGATTGCAGAATTAAACTCTTTAACATTTGACATCAGGTAAAGAAAGAAAAGCTGCTGGATCCTGATGATCTGCGGCAATTTCAAAATCATTCATCACAAATGGCTGCGCTGGACTTCATAGTTTCAGTTGCCAGTAGTGTTTTTATTCCAACTTATGATGGCAACATGGCAAAGCTAGTGGAAGGTCACCGCAGGTGCATACTCTAAAGCTTTGtatctatattttttgttttcttcaaaGAGTAATGAAAGTCACAGTAGATCACTGCATCTCGAAACAAGTTCTCACAAGATTTTAATGCAGGTATCTTGGTTTCCGAAAGACAGTCCAACTAGATCGCAGAAAACTTGTGGAATTGATTGACTTACATCACAATGGATCGCTTTCATGGGAccaattttctttttccctgAGATCTACACATGAAAAAAGAATGGGACAGCCCGCTTTTCGTAAAGTTGACATAGACAAGCCCAAAGAAGAAGATTATTTTTATGCAAACCCCTACGAGTGTTTCTGTGACAGACCAAGTTGTGATGATTTATTAGTTGCTGGAAATAGGACTGAAGTTTTACAATGAGGCAGATCGATCAAGTTGATAAAGCTTACTGACATGGTCATCGGTTTATATATCTGGACCATGCATATTTACTATAGGTAAGATGCCACGGTTTTTTTTGCTTAGAGAATCTTTTCCTAGCCTAATCACACGGGTAAAGAGCTTTGAAGCATCGGGAACCAAAGGGGCCTGAAGAATTAAGAATGGAGTCCGAATAGACAACTTTTGCACCTGACAAGCTTCGCTGAAAACAGCTAGAAGAATACTGTCCTCCTGGGCATCTATATACCGTTTTGTTCATTCTTTTTGTTTATATGTTGTTTGCTTTCCTTTTTTGTTTTCTCAGTGTCATACAGTTTTACAGTTATCTAAAGAATGCAATATCAATAATACTTTTACCCAGAGAGATTACGAGCCTTTTTGTGTGGGTTTTAAACTGATGACTTGAAGCTgtttctgactttaagctgaaaaatgtatatttgtgtaataagccTGAAACTGACATAAAATCATAGATAAGCAGAAACAGACTAAATGTCAGAagtctgtcaaaaaaaaaaagactgaATGTCAGAAGTTAATTTCAGTTACTTTTCTCAGAGACTTTAAGCTCCTACCTTATCATGTTAAGTCatgaatcataattttaaactcagccaaacgggTTTTACATCTGATGGAAGCAAGATTGCTGTCTAATAAGTTAATACAAGAAAGATTTCACCTAAAGAGCTTCTATTCATATATAGCAACATCAATGTTTCTCTTTACAGGAGTTTACAGGGTATATATAACCTAAATCTTGAAACCTTGTTGAGTAATATAGGAAAATCAGTTCCAGCTATGACCTATGATGGAGGAATCGTTGAATCGACGTAACAGAAGAACTAGCTCAGCTAGGGAGAAGGCAGAGGGACAGGTGCAACAGCAAAAATTGGTACAACAGCAATGAAACCATCATATTGACCTTGCTGAACAAGGGGAATGGTGCTAGTTTGTTCTCATTTATCACTTGCTCAGAGAACTCCATATAAGGTGTCACTATAACAGTGTTCTGCCATTTAACCATGCCCTGTGAAGAACATCTTAGCTCAAGAATGTGCGCAGAAGCTTTTGATGATCATTGGCAAAGTTTATTTGGGCTCCCAGAAAATGATGTCGCCTTGTTCTCCAACCAATCCAAGATCCCTGAGTCTCCTTTCTTGGTAATATTCAAGCTCATCCAACTCCTGTTCCCTTTCCTTGAATATCGAATCAATGTGGTGCAATACCTTCTTCTCCCCTGCTCTTATCCCAACTGCTATTTGAAGACGTGGACTGAGATTTCCATCTGTCTTCAGCTTCTCATCCTGTAAGAACAGTGTTTCTCGTGATCTATATAAGCAGGAATATATGTGGGACAAGAAGCAATGACATGCCTCAGTGATGCATATATGGAATGAGATACCTCTTCGAGTGTGGTGTTGTAACCAGCAAGGGCAGATTTGCAGGCATTTCGTACAACTTGGCATATAACCTCTTCATTGGCACGGCTAACAGGTAACTGGAGATGGTCCCAAACTGCATTTCTGAAAATAGATTCTAGAAGAAAAGCATCGGTTCCCCCAAGAGCTACGAGCCTCAGATACGGGAGCATTTCCTTTGGAAGAGGCTGGTCCAGTGTGATATCAAAGTAAGCAGTTGTATTCATCCCATTTGTCTCAGCAATATCTAGCTTGTCCCCAAAGTTTTCATCTGATTCAGCTATGTCTAGGTTTAATGTGTATGTAACTCGGTCTGATCCCGATTCTATGAATCCATAATCCAGAGCTAACTCGGCATTACTTTTGTTTAAATCATACTGGATCAGAACCTGTCTAAGTCATGACTCATTCAATACAAGTTGATGGTTTCTGGCAAATAAGGAGACACGGTATACTAATGAATATTACCTGCTCACCAGCCTTGACTGCTACTGGGCTACGCAAAGAAAATATAAGATCCCTCGAGAAAAGACCAGCTCCCTTGATCTCATATGCATAATCTTCTGTTTTTATGCTAGAACTGTGATTGATCTGTATGTTGTAACATACATTAGTCAGCAGAACTTAATTTTCAACAAAAGCAGATGACATCTGACAAGAGAAACAAAACAATTATGATGTAGACATTCTATCTGCTGCATGATAGTAGTTACTAGTAACATTAGAAAAATTGCATGAgattaaacattaaaattatattagcatTGTAGTTCCTCTACAAGTCTAAGACCATTCACCGTATCTTGATGCCGGAGCCATGTGCACTATGTACAACTTTTTATCAGTAGCTTGCCAGGCGATCATCTTAACTACTAAGACGGGACGAGGCCAAGGATATACTCTATGCAAATGTACCCCACACCTTTCACATGTTTTCAAATCCAGGCAACATACATGACTGCGacactgtagtttcattttgacatGATCAACATGTAATTAATCCCTTTATTAATCCAGTATACGCCACATAATATAGAATGACAAGGCCAGGAACTAGGCTAAGTAAGAGAATTTCACTTTGAGCAGCTGCTGCAGCCAAACTTGGATAAGGAGAAGAAGACTTACCAAGTCTGCCAGGGGGATAAGAACAAGATTTTGACCACGAAGACGAGAAAAAGCCCTTGACCTGAGTATCCCAAATGCCCACAAGAAGTCCTCCACTGTTATAGTAGATGGAAAAAGCTTCTGATTTGGAAGTATGATTTCTTCTTCAACTCGCAAGAACTCACTTTGCACATAATCTTTGCAACCTACTGTTGTGCTCAATAGTTGGGTTCCTAAACAGTCATTTATTCGGTTAAACTGCTACATCCATGCAAGACATGGAATCAGGCAATTAACAAAGCTTAACGCAAGTAATATCAGCTGAGAACCAAGAgtatcaagatttttttttttttttttgattaaatcaGAATCTGCAAACATAAACTTATTTGAAGAATTTGTATACATAAATGCAACCAGTAGCGTTCAACAATAAGCTCATTTCAACGAACTATAGACGTGGAGGTCCTTAAAAGCAGTAACTATTGAGTTCACAAACCGCTAGTGACATACCAAATGATCCCATCTCGATACCAAAAATTCCACACAATGAATACACTTACCAGAAATGGTGTAACCTGTTTCGATATTCAGCTTCATAATCATGCTACTCTTAAATAGATAACCAAGACTAATAGCAATGATCAATGCTAGCTCAGCTTAATTAAAGAAATCACTCATTGTTCATGGAAACTGAAAAATAAAGATTTAACAAGAAAGTATAAATCAACTGACCTTGAATTTCATATAGTTCCTCTTCTGACCTGCAAAAGAAGGTGCCAAACAATACCAATTAGGAGTAGCAATGCCACAACTCAAAACCCAACTATAATTTAGcaattaaaatccaaaaataacaCAACATTACTCTATTACCCCCCTGTATGATCCCAAACAatacatttttcaaaattttattcaagtaACCTTATACAttcaatttttatcaaattccATCAGAACGACACAAAATTGACACGTTTACAAACACGACGAGCCGAAACTCTCACACACTGCGCAAAAAAACCCTCCAAAAGGAGGTGCGAAAGAAACAATAACAATATCACTACATCCAACTCTACTTTACCAAAACAAAATCCTCAACTAACCCAAATATGATACAATTATACAAATTAATACTTCACTAAAATTTTTATTCCCTATATCTCGTACATTcatttctatcaaattttagcaagaatgaaactaaatgaCATATTTATGAACAAAACGAAAATTCAGAACTCTCACACACTCACCAAATGACAGAACAATACCATATTAATTACTATATGATCCAATCCAATACATCTCCTAAAATTTTATTCCAATGACCTTATacatcaattttcaaatttattagaaTGACACAAAATTGACACATTTATAAACACAACCAGAAATCAAAAACCCGAAACTCGCACAGACCACACAACAAAAAGACAATAATACAACTATACTATATTAACCACAATATGATCCAAACCAATACATTTCCTAAAATTTAATTCCGATGACCTTACacatcaatttttataaaattttattataactaCACAAAATTGACACGTTTATATTCCTACATCAATAACACAACATTACTATATTGACAATAATATATTCCTAAAATTTTATTCCGATGACCTTGtacatcaatttttattaaaacattCACAAAATTGACACGTTTACGAACACGACCTGAAACCCGAAAATCACACACACCACACACCAAAACCCTCCAAAACCCAATACCAAGAAACAAAAAATCAACCAGAAGCCAACTAACCCACCAAAAGATAGTAGAATCAGTACACTCTGGCAGCACATCAATATATCTCCACCACCAAGACTCCCCCCCTCTCATCTTCTCTCTGATCAAAAACAAAGCCACACAAACCCAAGGCTTCAATCCACTACACACACTCCCAATCTCAGAAGCTGCCACACTCTCTGGATTAATCCACAGCTTCTTGGGTACCTCCAAAACAACTTCATTTCTACTGATATCTCTCTGAGCAACCAGGCCTAGCCCTTCAGACACAACTCCAGGCTTAGCTGGGGACTTGTGGGTCACCACTTTTTCTTCAGACAGCCACTGCCAGAATGTCTGGAGTTGTTGAGGTGGGGTAGGCTGAGGTGGGCCCCCGGAGGTGATGTAAGAAGATGGTCTTTTGGGGGGTGTCTTGAAGTGAGAGTGGGGGTGGTTTAGGATTGAGGATGATGGGTTGAGATAGAAGAGAGTTGACATGGTATGGTTTGGTTAGTTGCAGAAGTGCAACTAAAGTGAAGTGGTAATGAAATGTGTGagctgtgtgtgtgtttatatagcTATGGATTTTGGATAGGGTGGCTTGGATCAGTGTCATTCGTAAAAATTgggaatcaaaattaatcagttGATTTATTCATTAAATcgagaattttttttgataaaataagaatttttaattaagtataaTTGATAAGtcggtaaaatattttttaaatattaatcggAGGTTTATtgagaaattttcaaaatatcaaaccattttaatatattagataaacatcataattattgtttatatttaaatagagtCATGCTCCAGTGAGAACCAATGTcattgtgagatatgagatctaatctcagccacatgTTTTATATCTTATATCAATCTCTCACaccccattaatttttaatatttaaatattttatcacaaTTTTCATTCTAATTCCACCACCTGCCACCTCCAATCACCACCGACCACTATTTCCGGCCGCCGCCACCTCTGGCCACGACCGGAAAATCACCATCGTCAAATAGAAAATCACCACCGtcaaactaaaaatcaccattggaaaactaaaaatcaccgcTGGAAAAATGAAATCCACTGTCggaaaatgaaaaaatcacCACATCACCGCCATTTACAGAtcaccaccaccatctacagacacccaaatatgaaaaatcacCAACTACAAAGCAAAATCAGCACcagaaaacaaaaatcaccactGTAAAACTAAAAAGCACCAccgtaaaaataaaaatcaccacACCACCACCATCTACCAACAACCACCACCATCCCAATATCTGAAAAACCACCaactacaaaacaaaatcaccatcagaaaatcaaaaaacaccttgatttaattgatttctgTCACATAACAGAACATATCTGTTTCGCATCGCCCCGACCTACAATATCTTTTCCGATAACTCGCCGACGCCGCCGCGTATTCAAATCGCCTCTCATCTTTGCCGACGCCTGGCAGATCGTAAAGGACTCTCACTGACGGATCAAAAAGCGTCGTGTAAGCATGCGTCGATGGAGCCAGCCGTGTTTCCGGCGAAAGAATGGAGTCGCAGTTGGGTCGGCGATGTGCTCACGAGGGAGAGCGAAGTGACGACGCCCATCCGCGGAGATCTGGGGAGACGGCTGCAGACCAGGTGGCGGCGACGCCGCAACAGCCGTGGGGAgaaagagggagagagaaggcAGTGGTGGATGGTGTGGGAGCTGGTGGATTGAAGAGAGATGAAAAAATGAAATGGAGCAGCCGACAGGGAtgaagacatgagaagaaaTAAGGGGCTTGAATTAAAAGCTTTTATATAAATTGgagggctgagattagatctcatatctcacattagttgggattctcatttgagcacttgcctatttaaatatatcaaacTATGTATACGTTGTTGAGGAGGACGGTTTGATTCTAGAATCTAGATTATCCAAAATTTTGGTTGATGGACTAATTAGATGGAGAGCATTTGCAAGCCCATAAAAGTTTTGGGATCGGCTTAGAGCCCAGTTGTTAACGGGCGAATGAATCAATTAAACAACCCACAATAATTCGATTTTGTAAGaattaatcatattataatgatatttgatATCTTATCCTTATATACAGTAAAAATATCAGTTACTGGTTATTCACAAATATGAATctgatttaattataaattataaattttagtaatGATAGAGTTACGACTACAAAgaatctattattatttaacaaaTGACATCATTAATAAAGAATACAGATTCATCACTCATTCtacatttttaataatctttttttttgaaatttaacaaatttaatttcctgaattatatttctattttcagACCTGTTAAATATCTGCAACCGggaatttaaaatatgtaaacgaccaatttttgaaaaaaaaaaagttaattttataattcatgAGCATGAAGAATGGTCAACCAACAAAAAATAATACACGTCCAAAAGTTTGTATTTGTCATTACATATAAACAAACTAGCACTAATAGAGcaggtatatatttttttctttaaaacatATATAGAGTAGGTAATtcttatattttaaacaaaccCTAGCTAGTAATATTCCACTTCCAAGAATCCAAATGACAATGGACGATTACAATGATCCATTTCATTCGTCATACACTATCTACtcttttgatatatataatgtttcataatttttaagtTACGGTTctgtttaaaattcaaatgtATGGAAATAGCATACTTTTATCATGTACGACAGAACCATGGAGAAATTTAgaagggtgtattggattgggattttaaagcatttttttgtatttatgaaatccgggggtattcgattgagattgtttgaaatccattaaaatcttgagatattcaattgggatttcaaattatgttacaaaatctgatggtattcaattgagattttaaattatgctttaaaatccgatggtattcaattgggattgtttaaaatccattaaaatctggtggtattcaaatgctgatggattttttttcatttcataaaatgatagattttgtggcattcttcagtgtattttaagttttttgaaatcccaccaaaatcaatgggattttgaagcattgtacctaaatcctatcaactctgcgacattttatcaagaatccgcacaaaatcaaaatctcataatccattaaaatctatagactaaaaacaatctattaaaatcccaatcgaatacacctaTATCTATATTAGATAATAAATCCGAATAGGGTACTCAAACATCtttaatattctttttcaattatCTATTGACTGACAAATATTGATTGTACCGTTTCTTTCAAGACTTGGGAGTGATTCAACTTTAGACAATAGAACAGACAGAAATATGAAATTATGCAGTCCAAAATCAGCACTTGCTAGCATTACActgaatattattataatttgagTCTTTGCATAGTCAAGTTTCAGAGGATAAAACGGCCGTTCTTACATTATTATACTTCTGTTGTCTGTTCATCTGTGGAAATGGTTGTCAGCTTGATGTAACATTTAGACTGAATAAATTTTTCATGCAAATGACACTTGATTATTTCTGTCACTATATATATGCATGGTTTTGATCACATCACTACCACAACctgcaatctctctctctctctctctctctctctctctctctctctctctctctctctctctctctctctctctctctctctctctctctctctctctctctctctctctctctctctctctctctctctctctctctctctctctctctctctctctctctctctctctctctctctccctccctccctccctccctccctccctctccccccccctctctctctccctctctcctaTATTATGCATGATCTTTCCATGCATTACATGAAGCTCCTCTCTATTTGAGCAACATTGCCCTTTCAATTTGCATTTCTTGAATCTCTACACAAGTGCCAACATGAAGTTTGGCAAAGAATTCATATCCCAAATGGTGCCAGAATGGCAAGGAGCATACATGGACTATGCATACCTCAAAACCCTTCTAAAAGAAATCCatcttttcaaattcaaaacaaAACCACCACAATCAACCACCAATGCACAAGGACTAACAAGAAGGCTCACTCTGTACCGAGCTTTCAGTGGCCTAACTCAAAGAATCACTTCTCCTGGAATCAGCTCCAATACTAATGACATCGAGAGCCAACCGATCCTAGTGAATTCGGTCAAGAAATCAGATGGGGAATTCGGATTAGAAACCATGTTTCTAATGACAGGAGATGAAGGTGGTGAGTATGAGCTTGTGTACTTCAGAAGACTTGATGATGAGTTCAATAAGGTAATTAAGTTTTATAGAGGTAAAGTTGATGAGGTGATGAAGGAGGCTGCAGTGCTGAACAAACAAATGGATGCCCTGATAGCTTTTCGGATAAAAGTGGATGATCCACACTATGAATGGCCGGATAGTGCCAGAGAGATGACTCGTCTTGCTTCGGATGTTGCTGCCTCAACGGCTTCATTAGCAGCTTCTACTCCTGGAATGAAAGCCAGCAGTAAGCCTTTTTATACATTTGGTTTTTGAtaatcacacacacacagacacactaAAGAACCGTCCTGCCTTTGACAAGGTTTGAACCCTCGACGTCCTGTgaagagagcgagagagatacTTTGTAAAAGTATAAACATCCATATATATGATAGGGCTTCTTTCAAAAATACCTAAGTTGCAAggttttgttttcaaaaatacgttgTAACCTGAAAATCAACTGCTTTCAACCAGCgttgcaacctcatatgcaattTTGAccgtatatttgaaaataagcTTGAAAACATGGGTATTTTTGCAAGTTTCCCTAGTATAATAAGTACTTGTGTTTAATGTGTAGGGAGAGTGACTGTGATGGATATGATAGAAGAGGACAGATCACTCGAGGCACAGTCAGATGAACCATCAGCCGATCAAGAGAAAGGAAAGCAAGGAAACAAATTTGTTCAAGGACTCAAGGCAATGAACTCGAAAGATTATGATGATCAGAAAGAAGTTTTCAATGAAAACAGAGGTACTGGTCAAGAACTCAAGCCAATGAGTAATATGAGGACGAAAAGACCTGCTCCATTGGAAATACTTAACCGTGTGACGATAAATAATACACTTGAGACGCCCCGTTCATCCATTAGAGGCATTCTCAATGTTCCTAATCAGACAGAGTTGAAATTTAGCAAGGAAAACCTTAGCAAAGTTGAAGATCAACTAAAAAGCGCATTTGTTGAATTTGACCACAAGCTTCGACTTCTTAAAAGTTACAGGTATAGATCAGAACTATCAGTTCTGCTGCTCTCTGTACATAATTCTTTCAATGTTGTTCTTATTTCCTCGGAGATTTTATAGTTCTGGATGATGATTGTAACAGCTTCTTGAACATTATGGCATTCTCAAAAATCATGAAGAAGTACGATAAGGTAATAATTAGGCCGACATTTGGCACTGATAATTTCGAGGTTGAAGTTTTTGGAGTTTCTTTTTTCTTACAATTTATGTTTCCTGATCAATTATGCAGATCACTTCCAGATATGCTTCAAAGTCCTACATGAAAATGGTCGAGAGCTCTTATCTAGGAAGCTCCGAGGAGGTAAAGTACCTTCAGAGGGCGTTTGGGAAtgtgcatttcatttcaaatgatgaattttaaataacagGATTTGAGTTTTCTTTTCAAATTGCCaggtttatactaatatttgaatgtcctggatttcaaatgaaatctaaATCCATATTCCCAAACATGTTATTTgttcaaattcagaatttcaaatgaaatccaggtTCCCGACAGACCATGAATGTATTTAGGACATTCCTCTTCAGATTAGCATACCAGTATGATGCTTACAACTAAAACTAAAGTCGATCTTAATTGATCTATCTATGCAAAATTTACAGGTAACTAAGGTGATGGACAGGGTTGAAGCAACATTCATCAAGCATTTTTCGAATTCAAATAGAAAGAAAGGACTTAGCATTCTAAGACCAAAGGCTAAAAGGGAAAGACATAGAGTAACTTTCTCTTTAGGCTTCTTTGCCGGGTGCACAATAACACTTATTTTTGCTCTCGTTTTGCTTATTCATGCGCGCCATATCATGAACAAGGAAGGCCAGAGAAAGTATATGGTAACCATGTTTCCTCTGTACAGGTCATTTACAGCCCAATTTCCCTATACTGATCTGATCTTTTTTTCCGGTTCTTATCTGATATGTAGCCTATGAATTGTTTGCAGCCTTTTTGCCTTCATCGTTCTACACATGCTTATGTATGCTGCAAATGTATACTTCTGGAGACGTTATCGGGTCAATTATCCTTTCATATTTGGATTCAAGGAAGGGTCTGCATTAGGTTACAGAGAGGTTCTTTTAGTTGCATTTGGTTTTGCAGTGTTAGCATTAGCAAGCATTCTTGCAAATCTTGACATGGAGATGGACCCTAAAACAGGCGATTACAAAAGATTCACCGAGCTTCTTCCTCTAGG includes:
- the LOC108202653 gene encoding ribulose-1,5 bisphosphate carboxylase/oxygenase large subunit N-methyltransferase, chloroplastic; its protein translation is MSTLFYLNPSSSILNHPHSHFKTPPKRPSSYITSGGPPQPTPPQQLQTFWQWLSEEKVVTHKSPAKPGVVSEGLGLVAQRDISRNEVVLEVPKKLWINPESVAASEIGSVCSGLKPWVCVALFLIREKMRGGESWWWRYIDVLPECTDSTIFWSEEELYEIQGTQLLSTTVGCKDYVQSEFLRVEEEIILPNQKLFPSTITVEDFLWAFGILRSRAFSRLRGQNLVLIPLADLINHSSSIKTEDYAYEIKGAGLFSRDLIFSLRSPVAVKAGEQVLIQYDLNKSNAELALDYGFIESGSDRVTYTLNLDIAESDENFGDKLDIAETNGMNTTAYFDITLDQPLPKEMLPYLRLVALGGTDAFLLESIFRNAVWDHLQLPVSRANEEVICQVVRNACKSALAGYNTTLEEDEKLKTDGNLSPRLQIAVGIRAGEKKVLHHIDSIFKEREQELDELEYYQERRLRDLGLVGEQGDIIFWEPK
- the LOC108201703 gene encoding phosphate transporter PHO1 homolog 3, producing MKFGKEFISQMVPEWQGAYMDYAYLKTLLKEIHLFKFKTKPPQSTTNAQGLTRRLTLYRAFSGLTQRITSPGISSNTNDIESQPILVNSVKKSDGEFGLETMFLMTGDEGGEYELVYFRRLDDEFNKVIKFYRGKVDEVMKEAAVLNKQMDALIAFRIKVDDPHYEWPDSAREMTRLASDVAASTASLAASTPGMKASRRVTVMDMIEEDRSLEAQSDEPSADQEKGKQGNKFVQGLKAMNSKDYDDQKEVFNENRGTGQELKPMSNMRTKRPAPLEILNRVTINNTLETPRSSIRGILNVPNQTELKFSKENLSKVEDQLKSAFVEFDHKLRLLKSYSFLNIMAFSKIMKKYDKITSRYASKSYMKMVESSYLGSSEEVTKVMDRVEATFIKHFSNSNRKKGLSILRPKAKRERHRVTFSLGFFAGCTITLIFALVLLIHARHIMNKEGQRKYMVTMFPLYSLFAFIVLHMLMYAANVYFWRRYRVNYPFIFGFKEGSALGYREVLLVAFGFAVLALASILANLDMEMDPKTGDYKRFTELLPLGVVLIAFFVIICPFNIIYRSSRFFILTCVFHCICAPLYKVALADFFLADQLTSQVQALRSLEFYICYYGSGDYAHRDSSCSSSEIYNIFHYIVAIIPYWSRLLQCLRRLVEEKDGMQGLNGLKYFATIVAVTTRTAYSRSHSDEWYKIAWVASGVAAASGTYWDLVLDWGLLQRNSKNRWLRDKLLIPRHSVYFGAMVLNVLLRLAWLQTVLDFRVSFLHKETLITIVASLEIIRRGIWNFFRLENEHLNNVGKYRAFKSVPLPFHYDEDEDKQG